Proteins co-encoded in one Hyla sarda isolate aHylSar1 chromosome 4, aHylSar1.hap1, whole genome shotgun sequence genomic window:
- the NAP1L1 gene encoding nucleosome assembly protein 1-like 1 isoform X2 gives MANIDNKDQPEFDQQEMEDVEEVEEEEETEDATCKARQLTAQMMQNPQILAALQERLDDLVGTPTGYIESLPKIVKRRVNALKNLQVKCAQIEAKFYEEVHALERKYADLYQPLFDKRSEIINAIYEPTEEECEWKVDEEEEISDLKEKAKVEEEKKDEEKEDPKGIPEFWLTVFKNVDLLSDMVQEHDEPILKHLKDIKVKFSDAGQPMSFTLEFHFEPNEFFTNEVLTKTYKMRSEPDESDPFSFDGPEIMGCTGCQIDWKKSKNVTLKTIKKKQKHKGRGTVRTVTKTVPNDSFFNFFSPPEVPENGELDDDAEAILTADFEIGHFLRERIIPRSVLYFTGEAIEDDDDDYDEEGEEADDEEGEEEADEENDPDYEPKKDQNPAECKQQ, from the exons ATGGCTAACATAGACAA taaagATCAGCCAGAGTTTGATCAGCAAGAGATGGAAGATGTGGAAGAAGTTGAGGAGGAAGAAGAAACAGAAGATGCGACCTGTAAAG ctAGGCAATTGACTGCTCAAATGATGCAGAATCCTCAGATTCTAGCTGCTCTACAAGAAAGGCTAGATGACCTAGTAGGTACCCCTACTGGATACATTGAAAG tttacctAAAATAGTTAAAAGAAGAGTGAATGCTCTTAAGAACCTCCAAGTGAAATGTGCACAAATTGAAGCAAAATTTTATGAAGAGGTCCATGCGCTGGAGAGGAAGTATGCCGATCTATATCAGCCACTCTTTGACAAG AGAAGTGAAATCATAAATGCTATATATGAACCCACAGAAGAAGAGTGTGAATGGAAAGTAGATGAAGAGGAAGAAATTTCA GATCTGAAAGAGAAGGCAAAGGTTGAAGAGGAAAAGAAAGATGAAGAAAAGGAAGACCCTAAAGGAATTCCAGAATTTTGGTTAACTGTATTTAAAAATGTTGATCTCCTTAGTGACATGGTTCAG GAACATGATGAGCCAATTCTCAAGCACTTAAAAgacataaaagtaaaattttcagATGCTGGTCAACCAATG aGTTTCACTTTAGAATTCCATTTTGAGCCAAATGAGTTCTTCACAAATGAAGTTTTGACTAAGACTTACAAAATGAGATCGGAACCTGATGAGTCTGATCCATTCTCTTTTGATGGACCAGAAATTATGGGCTGTACAGG GTGCCAGATTGactggaaaaaaagcaaaaatgttaCTCTAAagacaataaagaaaaaacaaaaacacaagggCCGAGGAACAGTAAGGACTGTCACAAAAACTGTTCCCAATGACTCCTTCTTCAACTTCTTCAGTCCCCCTGAAG TACCAGAAAATGGAGAGCTG GATGATGATGCAGAAGCAATTCTTACTGCAGATTTTGAAATAGGACACTTTCTACGTGAGCGTATAATTCCTCGATCCGTTCTATACTTTACTGGTGAAGCCATTGAAGATGACGATGATGAT TATGACGAAGAAGGTGAAGAAGCAGATGATGAG GAAGGAGAAGAGGAGGCAGATGAAGAAAATGATCCAGACTATGAACCCAAG
- the NAP1L1 gene encoding nucleosome assembly protein 1-like 1 isoform X1 yields the protein MANIDNKDQPEFDQQEMEDVEEVEEEEETEDATCKARQLTAQMMQNPQILAALQERLDDLVGTPTGYIESLPKIVKRRVNALKNLQVKCAQIEAKFYEEVHALERKYADLYQPLFDKRSEIINAIYEPTEEECEWKVDEEEEISEDLKEKAKVEEEKKDEEKEDPKGIPEFWLTVFKNVDLLSDMVQEHDEPILKHLKDIKVKFSDAGQPMSFTLEFHFEPNEFFTNEVLTKTYKMRSEPDESDPFSFDGPEIMGCTGCQIDWKKSKNVTLKTIKKKQKHKGRGTVRTVTKTVPNDSFFNFFSPPEVPENGELDDDAEAILTADFEIGHFLRERIIPRSVLYFTGEAIEDDDDDYDEEGEEADDEEGEEEADEENDPDYEPKKDQNPAECKQQ from the exons ATGGCTAACATAGACAA taaagATCAGCCAGAGTTTGATCAGCAAGAGATGGAAGATGTGGAAGAAGTTGAGGAGGAAGAAGAAACAGAAGATGCGACCTGTAAAG ctAGGCAATTGACTGCTCAAATGATGCAGAATCCTCAGATTCTAGCTGCTCTACAAGAAAGGCTAGATGACCTAGTAGGTACCCCTACTGGATACATTGAAAG tttacctAAAATAGTTAAAAGAAGAGTGAATGCTCTTAAGAACCTCCAAGTGAAATGTGCACAAATTGAAGCAAAATTTTATGAAGAGGTCCATGCGCTGGAGAGGAAGTATGCCGATCTATATCAGCCACTCTTTGACAAG AGAAGTGAAATCATAAATGCTATATATGAACCCACAGAAGAAGAGTGTGAATGGAAAGTAGATGAAGAGGAAGAAATTTCA GAGGATCTGAAAGAGAAGGCAAAGGTTGAAGAGGAAAAGAAAGATGAAGAAAAGGAAGACCCTAAAGGAATTCCAGAATTTTGGTTAACTGTATTTAAAAATGTTGATCTCCTTAGTGACATGGTTCAG GAACATGATGAGCCAATTCTCAAGCACTTAAAAgacataaaagtaaaattttcagATGCTGGTCAACCAATG aGTTTCACTTTAGAATTCCATTTTGAGCCAAATGAGTTCTTCACAAATGAAGTTTTGACTAAGACTTACAAAATGAGATCGGAACCTGATGAGTCTGATCCATTCTCTTTTGATGGACCAGAAATTATGGGCTGTACAGG GTGCCAGATTGactggaaaaaaagcaaaaatgttaCTCTAAagacaataaagaaaaaacaaaaacacaagggCCGAGGAACAGTAAGGACTGTCACAAAAACTGTTCCCAATGACTCCTTCTTCAACTTCTTCAGTCCCCCTGAAG TACCAGAAAATGGAGAGCTG GATGATGATGCAGAAGCAATTCTTACTGCAGATTTTGAAATAGGACACTTTCTACGTGAGCGTATAATTCCTCGATCCGTTCTATACTTTACTGGTGAAGCCATTGAAGATGACGATGATGAT TATGACGAAGAAGGTGAAGAAGCAGATGATGAG GAAGGAGAAGAGGAGGCAGATGAAGAAAATGATCCAGACTATGAACCCAAG